From a single Loigolactobacillus coryniformis subsp. coryniformis KCTC 3167 = DSM 20001 genomic region:
- a CDS encoding LutB/LldF family L-lactate oxidation iron-sulfur protein — MGLKTSTLPFKERIAASAKDQFAHASIAKAQDTQYNKRENARAELGHWQDWRKLGQSIRQHVIQYLPDYLEEFSDNVEKRGGNVFFAQTTEEANDFILNVIKEQNGHHVVKSKSMVTAELDLDKKLQALPDVSILETDLAEFILQEDDWDEPSHIVFPAIHKDRNQVQTIFKKLGYDGDNDPEHMARFARKYLRQRFLEADVGITGCNFAIADSGIINLDTNEGNADLADSIPKTQIVVMGMERLVPSMKEAEILDNMLARSAVGQKLTTYVTFEGQQSVGESDGPENFYVVVLDNNRSKALGTEFQEILQCIRCGACLNVCPVYRQIGGHGYGSLYPGPVGAVLSPILGGYEQFGELPFASSLCAACTETCPVLIPLHNLLIKHREVETDRLKMMHGFNDFQMRVVGKGTASPFLFKAALRFKHFGLSPWTHQKPVTATNFFAYNGAMITKGPGMVGGWTDVRDLPAPPKHRDDFRVWFKQHKQQGGAPK; from the coding sequence ATGGGACTTAAAACAAGTACTTTACCATTTAAAGAACGTATTGCAGCGTCAGCGAAGGATCAATTTGCCCACGCTTCAATCGCCAAAGCACAGGATACACAATACAATAAGCGTGAAAATGCCCGCGCTGAGCTTGGCCATTGGCAGGATTGGCGTAAACTAGGGCAATCGATCCGCCAACACGTGATCCAGTACTTACCGGACTATCTGGAAGAATTTAGTGATAATGTTGAGAAGCGCGGTGGTAATGTTTTTTTTGCCCAAACCACTGAAGAAGCCAATGACTTTATTTTAAACGTGATCAAGGAACAAAATGGCCATCACGTGGTCAAATCAAAGTCCATGGTCACCGCTGAACTCGATTTAGACAAAAAACTGCAAGCATTACCGGACGTTTCAATTTTAGAAACAGATTTAGCTGAATTTATTTTGCAGGAAGACGACTGGGATGAACCATCACACATCGTCTTTCCCGCTATCCACAAAGATCGTAATCAAGTCCAAACGATTTTTAAGAAATTAGGTTACGACGGTGACAATGATCCAGAGCACATGGCACGCTTTGCTCGTAAATATCTGCGCCAACGCTTTTTGGAAGCTGACGTTGGCATCACTGGCTGCAACTTTGCAATCGCTGATTCCGGCATTATTAACCTAGATACCAACGAAGGCAACGCCGACTTAGCTGATTCGATCCCGAAAACACAGATCGTGGTGATGGGAATGGAACGTTTGGTACCCAGCATGAAAGAAGCCGAAATTTTGGATAATATGTTGGCTCGTTCAGCAGTTGGCCAAAAATTGACCACTTATGTGACTTTTGAAGGCCAGCAAAGTGTTGGTGAAAGTGATGGACCAGAAAACTTTTATGTTGTCGTGCTCGATAATAATCGTTCGAAAGCTTTAGGCACCGAATTTCAAGAAATCCTGCAATGCATCCGTTGTGGTGCTTGCCTTAACGTTTGCCCAGTTTATCGGCAAATTGGTGGTCATGGCTATGGTTCGTTATACCCTGGCCCAGTTGGTGCTGTCTTATCGCCAATTTTAGGTGGCTATGAACAATTCGGTGAGCTGCCTTTTGCCTCCAGCTTATGTGCTGCTTGTACCGAAACCTGCCCCGTATTGATCCCACTGCATAATTTATTGATCAAACATCGTGAAGTCGAAACGGATCGTCTGAAAATGATGCATGGTTTCAACGATTTCCAAATGCGCGTGGTCGGTAAAGGCACGGCCTCACCGTTTCTATTTAAGGCGGCGCTACGCTTCAAGCATTTTGGCTTGTCGCCATGGACACACCAAAAACCAGTTACCGCGACTAATTTCTTTGCGTATAACGGCGCAATGATCACTAAAGGCCCCGGGATGGTCGGCGGTTGGACCGATGTTCGTGATTTACCAGCACCACCAAAGCATCGTGATGATTTCCGTGTTTGGTTCAAACAACATAAGCAGCAAGGAGGTGCGCCCAAATGA
- a CDS encoding alpha/beta fold hydrolase, giving the protein MKFITKDRVSLDYTDQGTGQPVVILTGLGGVKEIWRQQISALLAAGYRVVNLDCRNQGQSEHTAKGLRISRHAQDLAELIAALKLEQVILVGNSMGAATIFAYVSLYGTQNITKIIDVDQSPQMINTVEWPYGFKQLAWDNFYTYLQLPMGRSTFKHIDDETYKQIRPIQQAYPYDAELNLPFLVDHAMQNWRDVIADLQCPILFVAGGESPYFDSKFASTAAALAPFGQAKVIADSGHIVMAEQSGAFNQVLLAFLAQ; this is encoded by the coding sequence ATGAAATTTATAACAAAAGATCGAGTGAGTTTAGATTATACTGATCAAGGTACCGGGCAGCCGGTAGTGATTTTGACCGGGTTAGGCGGCGTCAAAGAAATTTGGCGACAGCAGATCAGTGCGCTGTTAGCCGCTGGGTATCGGGTGGTCAACCTAGATTGCCGTAATCAAGGGCAATCAGAACACACTGCTAAAGGGTTACGAATCAGCCGCCATGCCCAAGATTTGGCTGAATTGATTGCCGCCTTAAAGCTAGAACAGGTTATTTTGGTGGGTAATTCGATGGGCGCAGCCACGATTTTTGCCTATGTGTCACTTTATGGCACGCAAAATATCACTAAAATCATTGATGTTGATCAATCACCGCAAATGATCAATACGGTCGAATGGCCTTACGGGTTTAAACAATTAGCTTGGGATAATTTTTATACTTATTTACAACTACCGATGGGACGGTCAACCTTTAAGCATATTGATGACGAAACCTATAAGCAAATTCGGCCGATTCAGCAGGCTTATCCCTATGATGCGGAATTGAATTTGCCATTTTTAGTCGACCATGCCATGCAAAATTGGCGTGACGTGATTGCTGATCTGCAGTGTCCCATTTTATTTGTTGCCGGCGGCGAAAGCCCGTATTTTGACTCAAAATTTGCTTCTACAGCAGCGGCGTTAGCACCATTTGGGCAAGCTAAAGTGATCGCTGACAGCGGCCATATTGTGATGGCTGAGCAGTCAGGAGCATTTAATCAAGTACTGTTGGCATTTTTGGCGCAATAG
- a CDS encoding (Fe-S)-binding protein, with protein sequence MKVSIFTTCMMDLMFPQVGKDMVEVLERLGCTVDVPENQICCGQPTFNSGYVEASWSVMHNQIDALSAIDCDYIVCPAGSCTAILKEYPDLLADDTTDPTGEYMAQAKILAAKTFEFSQFIWRVLGIADCGAELNTIATYHRSCHMTRLLGERETPFWLLENVKGLEMRQLQGIQYCCGFGGTFSVKEHEISELMVTSKVKHIEETGAQVLISCDPGCLMNIGGRFNRLGKPMKIMHIAEVLNHNVDESRIKKVSEVATPAPAPFP encoded by the coding sequence ATGAAGGTCAGCATATTCACCACTTGTATGATGGATCTAATGTTCCCACAAGTTGGTAAAGATATGGTCGAAGTACTGGAACGCTTGGGTTGTACCGTTGATGTTCCGGAAAATCAGATCTGTTGTGGTCAACCAACGTTTAACTCTGGCTACGTTGAAGCTAGTTGGTCGGTTATGCATAATCAAATCGATGCTTTGTCAGCAATCGATTGTGATTATATTGTCTGCCCCGCTGGCTCCTGCACTGCTATTTTAAAAGAATATCCTGATTTATTAGCCGATGACACCACTGATCCAACCGGCGAATACATGGCGCAAGCCAAAATATTGGCCGCAAAAACTTTTGAGTTTTCCCAATTTATTTGGCGTGTTTTAGGCATTGCCGATTGCGGTGCCGAGCTGAATACGATCGCCACTTACCATCGATCCTGCCACATGACGCGGTTATTAGGTGAGCGGGAAACACCATTCTGGTTATTGGAAAATGTTAAGGGCTTAGAAATGCGGCAGTTACAAGGTATTCAATATTGTTGCGGTTTTGGTGGTACTTTCTCAGTTAAGGAACACGAGATCTCCGAATTAATGGTCACTTCTAAAGTGAAGCACATCGAGGAAACTGGGGCCCAAGTTCTGATTTCCTGCGATCCTGGCTGCTTAATGAATATCGGCGGTCGTTTCAATCGTTTAGGCAAGCCAATGAAAATCATGCATATTGCTGAGGTGCTGAACCACAACGTTGACGAAAGTCGGATCAAAAAAGTTAGCGAAGTCGCTACCCCAGCGCCGGCGCCATTCCCTTAA
- a CDS encoding LutC/YkgG family protein translates to MTIQNRDKFLDHLAERLGQPRHQLADHPYQQLNDLPQQTLSDKTPAELLALARKTSEALPVTFYEVAAVELPQLLTDYVASKGGGPLLLPTSEHFADYNLTDWQASIAATETVNYWQPEAERATNLKAAEMANISLSFADFLLAESGTITVSTNPGQGRALHFLPTHYLSIVPRSRIVARSTQAVAWYEQERQAGRLDSSAIHFITGPSNSGDIEMQLVTGVHGPLDVTYVVVDD, encoded by the coding sequence ATGACGATTCAAAATCGCGATAAATTCTTAGACCATTTGGCTGAACGCTTAGGTCAACCCCGCCACCAATTAGCGGATCACCCTTATCAGCAACTCAACGATCTGCCGCAACAAACGCTTAGTGATAAAACTCCTGCTGAGCTGCTGGCTTTAGCGCGAAAAACTAGCGAAGCATTACCGGTTACTTTCTATGAAGTAGCGGCAGTGGAATTACCCCAACTACTAACCGATTATGTGGCTAGTAAAGGCGGTGGACCACTATTGCTACCAACTAGTGAACATTTTGCTGACTATAATTTAACCGACTGGCAAGCTAGTATTGCTGCAACTGAAACAGTCAATTACTGGCAGCCCGAAGCAGAGCGAGCAACTAATTTAAAAGCTGCGGAAATGGCAAATATTAGTCTTAGCTTTGCTGATTTTCTATTAGCTGAATCAGGAACGATCACGGTCAGTACTAATCCTGGTCAAGGGCGTGCCCTGCATTTCTTGCCGACTCATTACCTCAGCATCGTTCCCCGTTCACGTATCGTGGCACGCTCGACCCAAGCCGTTGCCTGGTATGAACAAGAACGCCAAGCAGGCCGCTTAGATAGTTCAGCGATTCATTTTATCACTGGCCCCTCAAACTCTGGTGATATTGAAATGCAATTAGTCACTGGCGTTCACGGTCCACTAGACGTAACCTATGTTGTCGTTGATGATTAA
- a CDS encoding LytR/AlgR family response regulator transcription factor, producing the protein MINLRIAIVEDNQQEQNSLLTLLNKYAIENNIAIEPTIFNNGLQIVDQYHSNFDVIYFDVQMPLMDGMTAAKKIRQIDDNVIIVFLTNYVQWAVEGYSVHALDFLLKPLTYFNFQEHFKKICHQLAKHQKTLTLKSSNGLRKIILDNLYYVESEGHYLHFHTIDGTIDILDTMKNIERELKPDHFYRCNNGYLVNLGHVKAINGNIAEVGPDKLQISRPRKKAFMAALTDYLGSEMI; encoded by the coding sequence GTGATAAACTTGCGCATTGCAATTGTTGAGGACAACCAACAAGAACAAAATAGCTTACTAACTTTATTAAATAAATACGCAATCGAAAATAATATTGCCATTGAGCCAACAATTTTTAATAATGGTTTACAAATTGTCGACCAATACCACAGTAATTTTGATGTTATCTATTTTGATGTCCAAATGCCGCTTATGGATGGTATGACGGCTGCAAAAAAAATACGTCAAATTGATGATAATGTAATTATCGTCTTTTTAACGAATTATGTTCAATGGGCAGTCGAAGGCTACTCCGTTCATGCTTTGGATTTTTTACTTAAGCCACTAACCTATTTTAATTTTCAAGAGCATTTTAAGAAAATATGCCACCAGCTCGCAAAGCATCAAAAAACGTTAACCCTTAAAAGCAGTAACGGTTTGCGAAAAATTATCCTTGATAATCTTTATTACGTTGAAAGTGAGGGCCACTATTTACACTTTCATACAATCGATGGCACGATTGATATACTAGATACAATGAAAAATATTGAACGTGAATTAAAACCAGATCATTTCTACCGTTGCAACAACGGCTATTTGGTTAATCTCGGTCACGTTAAGGCAATTAATGGTAATATTGCTGAAGTAGGACCAGATAAACTACAGATTAGCCGACCACGAAAAAAAGCCTTTATGGCCGCATTAACTGATTATTTAGGATCGGAGATGATCTAA
- a CDS encoding zinc ribbon domain-containing protein, whose protein sequence is MAFKKFQNSNEIRRLINRQNLIQKRAVAMINRGTDKGNLYQKLNQRVGIKRQMSQATINVMMDIFRNEHITAIPDNSFVVFARTTLNVHDGEPQELLLQLNKLDSYTLFLAPKQSSEKIFSTPKRGWLMTLRDDGWILMLPGQNPNQGIQLLLPETNEAESTPAPKKATSNATWPKSATSARAARSATTATSATKHNSAKPAASSHARVATSSHAKPSASSHNAPTSSHASANSHVATPTSQTTAIDNSTVANSANSQADSIAVSSTTTYSTPSHVASAAATKPLPGPREADELIKNLVESGRRYRVVGLDYGKINMITATDGADNLLQVPGSVISKHILDYQHEIRQLQRQTQTLDDDVELTRLSYMLKRYVLKSCRKIVNQLIEHYGDDVIYVTELHPSLDVNKTPNIILSPDYFYKALFTILFELVGQNAAIIQVPNNETSIICPNCGFTSAGNRQKELHTFKCLNCGFESNDDQAAATNIRQRGLRYISNLTKNMNFAVPTPEVTHVSAQEEV, encoded by the coding sequence TTGGCATTTAAAAAATTTCAAAATAGCAACGAGATTCGCCGTTTGATCAATCGTCAGAATTTGATCCAAAAACGAGCCGTTGCCATGATCAACCGCGGTACGGATAAAGGTAATCTGTACCAGAAGTTGAATCAACGGGTCGGCATCAAACGACAAATGTCGCAAGCGACCATTAATGTAATGATGGATATCTTCCGTAACGAGCATATCACGGCTATCCCCGACAACAGTTTCGTCGTCTTCGCACGGACCACTTTGAACGTACACGACGGCGAACCACAGGAATTACTGTTGCAACTGAACAAACTCGACTCTTATACTTTATTTTTAGCGCCGAAACAGTCCAGTGAAAAAATCTTCAGTACCCCGAAACGTGGTTGGTTGATGACTTTGCGCGATGACGGTTGGATCCTGATGTTACCGGGACAGAATCCCAATCAAGGCATTCAACTACTTTTACCTGAAACAAATGAAGCAGAATCAACGCCAGCACCAAAAAAGGCGACCAGTAACGCAACATGGCCCAAGTCAGCGACTAGTGCACGCGCAGCTAGATCTGCGACAACTGCAACTAGTGCGACCAAGCATAATTCGGCCAAACCGGCAGCTAGCAGCCATGCTAGGGTAGCTACTAGCAGTCACGCTAAGCCAAGTGCAAGTAGTCATAACGCGCCTACTAGTAGCCATGCCAGCGCCAATAGCCATGTAGCCACACCAACAAGTCAAACAACAGCTATTGACAACAGCACAGTTGCCAACTCAGCTAATAGTCAGGCTGATTCGATCGCCGTTAGTAGCACCACGACTTATAGTACCCCCAGTCACGTAGCCAGTGCGGCAGCAACAAAGCCATTACCTGGTCCACGTGAAGCCGATGAATTGATCAAAAACTTAGTAGAATCAGGCCGTCGCTATCGGGTGGTCGGTTTAGACTACGGCAAGATCAATATGATCACCGCCACTGATGGTGCCGATAATTTATTACAAGTACCTGGTTCCGTGATCTCAAAACATATTCTCGATTACCAACACGAGATTCGCCAATTACAACGGCAAACCCAGACGTTAGATGATGACGTTGAATTGACCCGCTTATCCTACATGTTAAAACGTTATGTCCTTAAATCTTGCCGTAAAATTGTCAATCAATTGATTGAGCATTATGGGGATGACGTCATTTATGTGACCGAGCTCCATCCTAGTTTGGACGTCAACAAAACACCTAATATTATTTTGAGTCCTGATTATTTCTACAAAGCATTATTCACGATCTTATTTGAATTAGTCGGCCAAAATGCCGCCATTATTCAAGTTCCTAATAACGAAACGTCAATCATCTGCCCTAACTGCGGCTTTACCAGCGCTGGCAATCGGCAAAAAGAACTACACACGTTTAAATGCTTAAATTGTGGCTTTGAAAGTAACGATGATCAAGCAGCTGCAACGAATATTCGCCAACGCGGTTTACGCTACATCTCTAATCTCACTAAAAATATGAACTTTGCTGTACCGACACCTGAGGTGACCCACGTATCAGCTCAAGAAGAAGTATAA
- a CDS encoding ATP-binding protein, which produces MLLIFRLKPSKRRINHLAIIALGIGQIFLQIIVGFWPLWYWVFGMLVNLLWMFLTLYWSEKVNLSVKLYHLSKAFILAEFWASLSWQLYCYLLLQLKLPQWNELIFMFSCYVLLFITFFKLEKKPKYQYALLNIKKREVISAIVTASMVFMISNLGFALTNTFLNLGDSVTIFMMRTFIDLCGILLLKLQENQRYESFLKGDLTAINNMFQSQYEQYQAYRESSQLVNQRFHDLKHQLDVLALEDDADKRKIYLSQLRKGITQYRSAVKTGNAIADVILTRKNTYCIQNKITFTCIADGALLNMIETMDLCSLLGNALDNAIESSLKIADTEKRLINLRIAQKANFILFSLENYVEAPPSFEGGLPKTTKSDQQQHGYGLKSIDYIANKYNGSLTVGVKDNWFSIKVLLPLT; this is translated from the coding sequence ATGCTTCTTATTTTTCGTTTAAAACCAAGTAAACGACGTATCAATCATCTAGCTATTATTGCTTTAGGTATTGGTCAAATCTTTCTACAAATAATAGTTGGCTTTTGGCCACTTTGGTATTGGGTATTCGGTATGTTAGTCAACTTACTATGGATGTTTCTTACTCTATATTGGAGTGAAAAAGTCAATCTATCAGTGAAGCTATACCATTTAAGTAAAGCCTTTATTTTAGCTGAATTCTGGGCCTCACTATCTTGGCAATTATATTGTTATCTGTTGTTGCAGCTAAAATTGCCACAATGGAATGAACTGATTTTTATGTTTAGTTGCTACGTGCTGCTATTCATCACTTTTTTCAAACTAGAAAAAAAGCCTAAATATCAATACGCTTTGCTTAATATAAAAAAACGCGAAGTCATTAGTGCCATCGTTACTGCCAGCATGGTCTTTATGATCAGTAATTTGGGCTTTGCATTGACCAATACATTTCTTAACTTAGGTGATTCGGTTACGATTTTCATGATGCGAACGTTTATTGATCTTTGCGGAATATTATTATTGAAACTACAAGAAAATCAACGCTACGAAAGCTTTTTAAAGGGTGATCTGACTGCAATCAACAACATGTTCCAATCACAGTATGAGCAATATCAAGCTTATAGGGAAAGTAGTCAATTAGTTAACCAACGGTTTCACGATTTAAAGCATCAACTAGATGTCTTAGCTTTAGAAGATGATGCTGACAAAAGAAAAATTTACCTTAGTCAATTGCGCAAAGGAATCACGCAATATAGATCAGCGGTTAAAACCGGTAACGCAATAGCAGATGTCATCTTAACCCGTAAAAATACTTACTGCATTCAGAACAAAATCACATTTACCTGTATTGCTGATGGTGCACTGTTGAATATGATCGAAACTATGGATTTATGTAGTTTATTGGGTAACGCATTAGATAATGCCATTGAATCGAGCTTAAAAATTGCTGACACTGAAAAACGCTTGATCAATTTACGAATCGCCCAAAAAGCAAATTTTATTCTTTTTTCTCTAGAAAACTACGTTGAAGCACCACCATCATTTGAAGGCGGCCTACCTAAAACCACAAAATCTGATCAACAACAGCATGGCTACGGTTTAAAGAGTATCGATTATATTGCTAATAAGTACAACGGTTCCCTAACTGTTGGTGTAAAAGACAATTGGTTTTCAATCAAAGTCCTATTGCCATTAACTTAA
- a CDS encoding glycoside hydrolase family 3 C-terminal domain-containing protein, with protein sequence MLNNQKVIEQLTLAEKAALTTGQSTWQTYAVADKIPAIFMADGPHGLRKQTGATDHLGLNASEPATCFPTAATLANSWDENLIDQVGVALGNEARALDVQVVLGPGLNIKRNPRCGRDFEYYSEDPYLAGKMGAAMIRGIQSTGTFASPKHFAANNQEYRRMASNSLIDERTLRELYLTNFEIAVKEGKPRVLMSAYNEINGIYAHENKYLLEDILRKEWGFKGFVVSDWGGDNDHVAAVQNGGNLAMPTLGANGPLEIIQAVKSGELAEETLNQRVDELLTQILQSTAGKNTQQQVDWSHQHQVAHKAAAESIVLLKNKAATLPLADTTKVALIGDFAKQPRYQGAGSSLVNAQQVENMVATAVDQPITFIGYEQGYQRNGIVDHELSAAAVALANKSDVAVICAGLDEISESEGLDRTDLNLPDNQVELINTLAQTSTPIIVVLSAGSVIEMPWLDKVAAVVHGYLGGEAGASAMWDVLIGKQNPSGKLAETYPLTYEDVPFGKEYPTTQRDVYYKEGPFVGYRYYTTAEKPVRFPFGFGLSYTTFAYSDLHVASSGVTAMVKNTGEREGNEVVQLYIGKSDSQLIRPRRELKGFTKVHLAPGEAKQINIRFDDKAFRYFDVTSNSWQVEAGTYDILIGASVDDIRLRGTIVEAGQNVAPALNLVHYRKADLSQVTLADFSALYGQTLPAVKTEIGQQLAINSTIAEMRYAKNWLARQVYRYLKHALAKSEAKGKPDLNLLFIYNMPFRAIAKMTNGQVSLDMVNAILRMVNGHFWSGLTRLINNYFKNRKQNKVWQKEMS encoded by the coding sequence ATGTTGAATAATCAAAAAGTAATTGAACAATTAACACTTGCAGAAAAAGCGGCATTAACAACTGGGCAGTCAACGTGGCAGACATATGCGGTTGCCGATAAAATTCCGGCAATTTTTATGGCTGATGGGCCACATGGATTGCGTAAACAAACGGGAGCAACTGATCATTTAGGGTTGAATGCTAGTGAACCAGCAACTTGCTTTCCAACTGCGGCAACTTTAGCTAATAGTTGGGATGAAAACTTGATTGACCAAGTTGGTGTTGCATTAGGTAACGAAGCGCGAGCATTAGATGTTCAAGTTGTACTTGGCCCAGGCTTGAATATCAAGCGTAATCCGCGCTGTGGACGTGATTTTGAGTATTATAGTGAGGATCCATATCTAGCTGGGAAAATGGGTGCGGCTATGATCAGAGGTATTCAATCAACGGGGACTTTTGCTAGTCCTAAACATTTCGCAGCTAATAATCAAGAATATCGACGCATGGCTTCTAATTCATTGATCGATGAACGAACTTTACGTGAGCTTTATTTAACTAATTTCGAGATTGCAGTCAAAGAGGGCAAACCACGAGTTTTAATGTCCGCATATAATGAAATCAACGGTATTTATGCACATGAAAATAAGTACTTATTAGAGGACATTTTACGTAAAGAATGGGGTTTTAAGGGTTTTGTTGTCAGTGATTGGGGTGGTGATAACGATCACGTTGCAGCAGTGCAAAATGGTGGCAACTTAGCGATGCCAACCTTAGGGGCTAATGGTCCATTAGAAATAATTCAGGCAGTCAAATCAGGTGAATTGGCCGAAGAAACATTGAATCAACGTGTTGATGAATTATTGACACAGATTCTGCAATCAACTGCAGGAAAAAATACACAGCAACAGGTGGATTGGTCACACCAGCATCAAGTTGCTCACAAAGCAGCCGCTGAAAGTATTGTTCTCCTTAAAAATAAAGCAGCAACATTACCATTGGCTGACACTACTAAAGTAGCTTTGATTGGAGATTTTGCCAAACAGCCGCGTTATCAAGGCGCTGGTTCTTCGCTAGTTAACGCACAACAAGTTGAAAATATGGTTGCAACGGCTGTTGATCAACCGATTACTTTTATCGGTTACGAACAAGGCTACCAACGTAACGGTATTGTTGATCACGAATTAAGTGCAGCCGCAGTTGCATTAGCTAACAAAAGTGATGTTGCCGTAATTTGTGCTGGTTTAGACGAAATTTCTGAGAGTGAAGGACTTGATCGCACAGATTTAAATTTGCCAGACAATCAGGTTGAACTGATCAACACACTTGCACAAACTAGTACTCCAATTATTGTTGTTTTATCGGCAGGTTCGGTGATTGAAATGCCATGGCTAGATAAAGTAGCAGCTGTCGTTCACGGTTATTTAGGTGGCGAAGCAGGTGCCAGTGCCATGTGGGATGTTTTGATCGGTAAACAAAACCCTAGCGGTAAGCTAGCGGAAACCTATCCCTTAACCTATGAGGATGTGCCTTTTGGTAAGGAATATCCGACCACGCAACGTGATGTTTACTACAAAGAAGGCCCATTTGTTGGTTATCGTTACTATACAACTGCAGAAAAGCCAGTTCGTTTTCCTTTTGGATTTGGTCTCAGCTATACGACGTTTGCCTATAGTGACTTGCATGTTGCGTCTTCGGGAGTAACGGCTATGGTCAAGAATACTGGTGAACGTGAAGGTAACGAAGTGGTCCAATTATATATCGGTAAAAGTGACTCTCAACTTATTCGACCACGACGGGAGCTAAAGGGCTTTACTAAAGTACATTTAGCACCAGGTGAAGCTAAACAAATCAACATTAGATTTGATGATAAGGCGTTCCGCTATTTCGATGTTACATCGAATAGTTGGCAAGTCGAAGCCGGTACTTATGACATATTAATTGGCGCTAGTGTAGATGATATTCGTTTGCGGGGCACAATTGTTGAAGCAGGACAAAATGTTGCGCCAGCATTGAATCTTGTGCATTACCGAAAGGCCGATTTAAGCCAAGTGACGTTGGCAGATTTTTCAGCTTTATATGGGCAAACGTTACCTGCAGTCAAGACTGAAATTGGGCAACAATTAGCCATTAACAGTACGATTGCAGAAATGCGGTATGCCAAAAATTGGTTAGCGCGTCAAGTTTATCGCTACCTAAAACACGCGCTAGCCAAAAGTGAAGCAAAAGGTAAACCTGATTTAAATTTACTTTTTATTTATAATATGCCGTTTCGAGCTATTGCTAAAATGACTAACGGCCAAGTTAGTTTGGATATGGTCAACGCAATCTTACGTATGGTCAATGGGCATTTCTGGTCAGGTTTAACGCGCTTAATTAATAACTATTTCAAAAATCGCAAGCAAAATAAAGTTTGGCAAAAGGAGATGAGTTGA